From Mya arenaria isolate MELC-2E11 chromosome 1, ASM2691426v1, a single genomic window includes:
- the LOC128238239 gene encoding uncharacterized protein LOC128238239: MVETEIKDSIDISSSQINETILPVKLESNILDEAMEVDMNNNINSNSNVIVISDDETSQDPQLLRDRTLRQRGPNTSVPNKGSKVRINDQSCPLSCGAFRNLRQHVEYHHLPKQFHQKNMNNSQMHNFRLERLFWLAEKIVSKRSIVKLYHYCQKTIWISRNVPITDEVKEWLELWKELENWDCPKHFQFNPINSWALVGHWRILLELIQTLSVEDRHQFRRNMPDTLEVTLTEGKRRVHSTNTDDAAVQLSTRSSTVQPISINTSMAPVQQVSSVPTNSEAMDNNFSVQQEIPVPTKPKAMDSHFHLDRSLFKLNLNKFSSTQDLINVSVGSIPRNEVEVVGGIANFCDPKHFLGDYTHLGHGFSASVGIHPRNVSSIDSLPSILCKLDQQLKLANVVALGEVGLDHTEPEEKWENQEKVLVEVLSLVSIRTPVILHIRDQRDKEPGELYRRCLNLIKTSGNTARNQPFHLHCFTGTTETMRSWLSEFPNTYFGFTGMVWFFDNYQQAALQKVPQNRLLIETDSPYLKMSKAASMNNPKFIGDVAAEIAKCRNSTVKDICSMTMENTRRLYKL; encoded by the coding sequence ATGGTGGAAACTGAAATTAAAGACTCTATTGACATCTCGTCTAGTCAAATTAATGAGACAATACTACCTGTGAAATTAGAATCCAATATATTGGATGAAGCTATGGAGGTTGAcatgaataacaatataaactCAAACTCAAATGTAATAGTAATCTCAGATGATGAAACCAGTCAAGATCCACAACTTCTAAGAGATAGGACATTAAGACAGAGAGGACCCAATACTTCAGTTCCAAACAAAGGGTCAAAGGTGCGTATCAATGACCAATCGTGTCCACTGTCTTGTGGGGCTTTCAGAAATCTTCGTCAACACGTTGAGTATCATCATCTTCcaaaacaatttcatcaaaagaacatgaacaattcccaaatgcataattttaggCTTGAACGTTTGTTTTGGCTCGCGGAGAAAATTGTTAGCAAACGTAGTATTGTCAAACTCtatcattattgtcaaaaaacaatttgGATTTCCAGGAATGTTCCTATTACAGATGAAGTGAAGGAGTGGTTGGAATTATGGAAAGAACTTGAAAATTGGGATTGTCCCAAACATTTCCAGTTTAACCCAATTAATTCTTGGGCACTGGTTGGACATTGGAGGATCCTTTTAGAACTTATCCAAACTCTGTCAGTTGAAGATAGGCATCAATTTCGTAGAAACATGCCAGACACTCTGGAAGTTACTCTAACTGAAGGAAAAAGAAGAGTGCATTCTACAAACACAGACGACGCTGCAGTCCAACTTTCTACTCGTTCGTCTACAGTACAACCAATTTCTATAAACACTTCAATGGCACCGGTTCAACAAGTCAGTTCAGTGCCAACAAATTCTGAAGCCATGGACAACAATTTTTCTGTTCAACAAGAGATTCCAGTGCCAACCAAACCTAAAGCCATGGATAGTCATTTCCATTTAGACCGCTCACTGTTCaaactaaatttaaacaagttcagCTCTACCCAAGATTTGATAAATGTGTCTGTGGGTTCAATTCCAAGAAATGAAGTGGAAGTAGTAGGTGGaatagccaatttttgcgatcCCAAACACTTTTTGGGAGATTATACACATCTTGGGCATGGTTTTTCAGCCTCGGTAGGAATACATCCACGGAACGTTTCATCCATTGACAGTTTACCGTCAATTCTTTGTAAGTTAGATCAACAATTAAAACTTGCCAATGTTGTGGCTTTGGGTGAAGTAGGATTGGATCATACGGAACCAGAGGAGAAGTGGGAGAACCAAGAGAAGGTGTTGGTAGAAGTTTTAAGTTTGGTCTCAATCCGGACTCCCGTGATTCTACATATAAGAGATCAAAGGGACAAAGAACCTGGAGAATTATACCGAAGATGTTTAAATCTCATCAAAACTAGTGGGAACACTGCCAGAAATCAACCTTTTCATTTACATTGCTTTACTGGTACAACTGAGACCATGAGAAGTTGGCTGTCTGAATTTCCCAATACTTATTTTGGGTTTACTGGAATGGTCTGGTTCTTTGACAATTATCAGCAAGCAGCACTGCAGAAAGTACCACAGAATCGGTTATTAATTGAAACGGATTCTCCATAtctgaaaatgtcaaaagctgCAAGTATGAACAATCCCAAATTCATTGGGGATGTAGCTGCTGAAATAGCCAAATGTCGGAACTCGACCGTAAAAGACATATGTAGCATGACTATGGAAAATACCAGacgtttatacaaattataa